From the Prunus dulcis chromosome 4, ALMONDv2, whole genome shotgun sequence genome, one window contains:
- the LOC117626070 gene encoding pentatricopeptide repeat-containing protein At3g46790, chloroplastic-like: MVLLLKTQMSGLARQAELLLVSWREPFRLLGFFIGGVRTYMTPHYRDSYHYTYLLKHCRSTKSIKKLYAQIIIGGFEQNPFIVAKLVGKYVECSEPSMETARKVFDRLLERDVFVWNMVIQGYANVGPFVEALKMYNRMRLSGVPANQYTYPFVLKACGAMKDGKHGQIVHGHVVKCGLHSDLFVGNALIALYSKCEEIEISRRVFDEIPWKDSVSWNSIISGYTANGYPHEALMLFRAMLQDHATSLPDHATLVSILPACVQASAIEVGFWIHSYTIKSSVEVDAALGSALISMYASCGRVTIARVIFDQISEKNVVLWSAMMRCYGMHGHADEALQMFSQFVESGLHPDGVVFLCLLSTCSHSGMVTKGLELFEEMGDYGVEKNEKHYACVVDLLGRAGLLDQAVKLIESMPMQAGKDVYGALLGACRIHNNIELAEEAAEKLFVLDPENAGRYILLASMYEDACRWEDAARVRKLLRDKNVKKPTGSSSIEMDCTYHTFGADDESHPYTDQIFNTLERLDRIIEDQTVMV, translated from the coding sequence ATGGTGCTGCTATTGAAGACCCAAATGAGTGGTTTAGCTAGGCAAGCAGAGCTTTTATTAGTTTCATGGAGGGAACCCTTTAGGTTATTAGGATTTTTCATTGGTGGTGTGAGAACATACATGACCCCTCATTACAGAGACTCTTATCACTATACCTACTTGCTAAAACACTGTAGAAGcaccaaatcaatcaaaaaactGTATGCCCAGATAATCATCGGAGGTTTTGAGCAAAACCCATTTATTGTTGCGAAGCTAGTTGGCAAGTATGTTGAGTGCAGCGAACCAAGCATGGAAACTGCGCGGAAAGTGTTTGATAGGTTGTTGGAGAGAGACGTTTTTGTGTGGAACATGGTTATTCAGGGTTATGCAAATGTGGGGCCTTTTGTTGAAGCACTTAAAATGTATAATAGAATGAGGTTGAGTGGTGTGCCTGCAAACCAGTACACATACCCTTTTGTGCTCAAGGCTTGTGGTGCAATGAAAGATGGAAAGCATGGTCAGATTGTTCATGGACATGTTGTGAAATGTGGGCTTCATTCAGATTTGTTTGTTGGGAATGCTCTTATAGCCTTGTATTCTAAGTGTGAGGAAATTGAGATATCAAGAAGAGTATTTGATGAAATCCCTTGGAAAGATTCTGTTAGTTGGAATTCCATAATTTCGGGGTATACGGCAAATGGATATCCGCATGAGGCTCTCATGCTTTTCCGTGCTATGTTGCAAGATCATGCCACAAGCTTGCCTGATCATGCCACTCTTGTTTCCATTCTTCCAGCTTGTGTTCAAGCATCAGCCATCGAAGTGGGCTTTTGGATTCACTCTTACACTATAAAGTCAAGTGTGGAAGTTGATGCTGCTTTGGGCAGCGCTCTCATTTCTATGTACGCAAGTTGTGGCCGTGTAACCATTGCCAGAGTTATTTTTGATCAAATCAGCGAAAAAAATGTAGTGTTGTGGAGCGCAATGATGAGGTGTTATGGAATGCATGGACATGCAGATGAGGCACTCCAAATGTTTTCCCAGTTTGTGGAGTCCGGCTTACACCCAGATGGTGttgtatttttgtgtttgttgtcCACTTGCAGTCACTCAGGGATGGTTACGAAAGGCCTGGAACTTTTCGAGGAAATGGGAGATTATGGAGtagagaaaaatgagaaacaTTATGCTTGTGTAGTAGACCTTCTGGGAAGAGCTGGGTTACTTGACCAGGCGGTCAAGCTTATTGAGAGCATGCCCATGCAGGCAGGGAAAGATGTATATGGTGCCTTACTCGGAGCTTGTAGAATACATAATAACATAGAGCTCGCCGAAGAAGCTGCAGAGAAGTTGTTTGTTTTGGACCCTGAAAATGCTGGGAGGTATATTCTTCTGGCCAGCATGTATGAAGATGCATGTAGATGGGAGGATGCAGCTAGAGTGAGGAAGCTACTCAGAGATAAGAACGTCAAGAAGCCAACCGGAAGTAGTTCAATCGAGATGGATTGCACATACCACACATTTGGAGCAGATGATGAGTCTCACCCATATACAGACCAGATTTTCAACACATTGGAGAGATTGGATCGGATAATTGAAGACCAAACAGTAATGGTTTAA